Proteins from a genomic interval of Paenibacillus sp. FSL R5-0623:
- a CDS encoding catalase has protein sequence MTERMTTNQGAPVGDNQNSRTAGRRGPTLLEDYHLIEKIAHFDRERIPERVVHARGAGAHGVFTLEQSMKAYTTADFLQDPGTETDVLVRFSTVIHGTGSPETARDPRGFAVKFYTREGNYDIVGNHLPVFFIRDAMKFPDMVHSLKPAPDTNIQDPARYWDFMTLSPESTHMMTWLFSDLGTPASYREMDGFGVHAFKWINAQGQVHYVKYKWESAQGVRGFSRQEAAEVQGQDFNHATRDLHEHIKNGQYPQWKLQVQLLKPEQMDDFAFDPLDPTKTWPEDVLPFHTVGTMTLNRNPQNFFAEVEQAAFSPSALVRGIEPSEDKLLQGRLFSYPDTQRHRLGTNYLQIPVNCPYAPVRNHQRDGLMNVNQDPSPVNYEPNSSGSSPQEDPAYRDSQVPLQGHVTREKIEKTDDYTQAGELFRSFTPVEQQHLLDNLINDLKGVSVDIQMRALCHFFRADGQLGGRLAHGLGVDISAHMPSQDGK, from the coding sequence ATGACAGAACGTATGACTACGAATCAGGGAGCACCTGTAGGTGACAACCAGAATTCTCGTACAGCAGGTAGAAGAGGGCCAACACTGCTTGAAGACTACCATCTCATTGAGAAAATAGCCCACTTTGACCGTGAACGTATTCCCGAAAGAGTCGTACATGCGAGAGGTGCCGGAGCTCATGGTGTATTCACACTGGAGCAGAGTATGAAGGCTTATACAACAGCGGACTTCCTGCAAGATCCGGGTACCGAGACGGATGTGCTGGTTCGTTTTTCGACTGTTATTCACGGTACGGGATCACCAGAGACTGCACGAGATCCGCGTGGATTTGCTGTCAAATTCTACACACGTGAAGGCAACTATGATATCGTGGGCAACCATCTGCCTGTTTTCTTCATTCGTGATGCCATGAAGTTCCCTGACATGGTTCACTCCCTGAAGCCAGCTCCGGATACCAACATTCAGGACCCAGCTCGCTATTGGGACTTTATGACCCTCTCGCCGGAATCAACCCATATGATGACCTGGTTATTCTCTGACCTGGGTACACCGGCAAGTTATCGGGAGATGGATGGATTCGGCGTCCATGCTTTCAAATGGATCAATGCACAGGGACAGGTCCACTATGTGAAGTATAAGTGGGAGTCTGCCCAAGGGGTCCGAGGCTTCTCTCGTCAGGAAGCTGCCGAAGTACAGGGGCAAGACTTTAACCATGCTACCCGGGACCTGCATGAACATATCAAGAACGGACAATACCCGCAGTGGAAGCTTCAGGTGCAACTGTTGAAGCCTGAACAGATGGATGATTTTGCTTTTGATCCACTCGACCCTACGAAGACCTGGCCTGAGGATGTACTCCCGTTCCATACGGTGGGAACCATGACCCTGAATCGTAATCCGCAAAACTTCTTTGCTGAAGTGGAGCAGGCGGCCTTTTCTCCTAGTGCGCTTGTACGTGGAATTGAGCCTTCCGAAGATAAATTGCTGCAAGGACGCCTATTCTCCTATCCGGATACACAGCGGCATCGGCTTGGAACGAACTATTTGCAAATTCCGGTGAATTGCCCGTACGCACCTGTTCGTAATCATCAGCGTGATGGACTCATGAATGTGAATCAGGACCCATCCCCGGTGAACTATGAACCCAACAGTTCCGGGAGCAGCCCGCAGGAAGATCCGGCATACCGGGACAGTCAGGTTCCGTTGCAAGGGCACGTTACAAGAGAGAAAATCGAGAAGACGGATGATTATACGCAGGCAGGGGAGCTATTCCGTTCATTCACTCCTGTAGAGCAGCAGCATTTGCTTGATAATCTGATCAATGACCTTAAGGGTGTATCTGTTGATATTCAAATGCGTGCCCTGTGCCACTTCTTCCGGGCGGATGGACAGCTTGGCGGACGTTTGGCTCATGGACTCGGCGTGGATATTTCTGCACATATGCCGTCACAGGATGGAAAATAA
- a CDS encoding winged-helix domain-containing protein — protein sequence MQKQTDQVKIKLPGRRLPLRVKPALSDAAPLVDNCPVTRRVILISPMPGQVHELVKALTDSCFDVLVFHRWEPDLHERLVFDLLIYDLSVAGTIDAFAGISSRLNREAEHTTPCLYLVGEKMIGSASGPMLQEELLVWPARPQEALYRVQRMIGNSPALPNRGFLPEEGHRIGFKDLWLDRERMSVQRDNNRIHLTKTEYDLLLKLIDAKGAVISREEMLSDIWETDFTGGSNVVDVHIKSLRKKLGDNASSPQYIVTVRGVGYRLAD from the coding sequence ATGCAGAAACAAACGGATCAAGTAAAAATAAAACTGCCTGGCCGCCGGTTACCCCTTAGGGTTAAACCAGCCTTGTCCGATGCAGCACCGCTTGTGGACAATTGTCCTGTTACACGGCGTGTTATTCTGATCAGCCCGATGCCGGGGCAGGTTCATGAACTGGTAAAGGCCTTAACGGATAGCTGCTTTGATGTACTGGTCTTCCATCGCTGGGAACCGGATCTGCATGAGCGTCTTGTCTTTGATCTGTTGATCTATGATCTGTCTGTTGCTGGAACGATCGATGCATTTGCCGGCATTAGCAGCCGATTGAATCGTGAGGCTGAGCATACAACCCCTTGTTTGTATCTAGTTGGTGAGAAGATGATCGGCAGCGCAAGTGGACCGATGCTTCAGGAGGAGTTGCTGGTGTGGCCTGCACGCCCGCAGGAAGCACTTTACCGGGTGCAGCGTATGATTGGCAACAGCCCTGCTCTGCCCAACCGTGGTTTTTTGCCTGAGGAAGGGCACCGTATCGGATTCAAAGATCTGTGGCTCGATCGTGAACGGATGAGTGTACAGCGCGATAATAACCGGATTCATCTAACCAAGACCGAATATGATCTGTTACTCAAGCTGATTGATGCCAAAGGTGCAGTCATTTCCCGTGAGGAGATGCTCAGCGATATCTGGGAGACGGACTTTACGGGTGGAAGCAATGTGGTCGATGTTCATATCAAAAGCTTGCGCAAAAAGTTGGGCGATAACGCATCTTCGCCGCAATATATTGTCACTGTAAGAGGAGTGGGCTACCGCCTGGCGGATTAG
- a CDS encoding transcriptional repressor: MRTLNLTIQRQAVYDVVRHSEDHPTAADVMNRLVEQGYNLAYGTVYNSLRYLTDKELIRELKLGETASRYDARMDDHQHIMCEVCGKVDEVMTEVPPQWMKQVAEETGYAIDHAHVVFGGVCGECRNKRIK; the protein is encoded by the coding sequence GTGAGAACTTTAAATCTGACGATACAACGGCAAGCGGTATATGATGTGGTGCGCCATTCAGAGGATCACCCGACAGCTGCTGATGTCATGAATCGACTCGTGGAACAAGGATATAATCTGGCCTATGGTACGGTATATAATTCTCTTCGTTATCTGACGGACAAAGAATTGATACGGGAACTTAAACTCGGAGAGACAGCAAGCCGGTACGATGCCCGTATGGATGATCATCAGCACATTATGTGTGAAGTGTGCGGTAAAGTGGACGAGGTGATGACAGAGGTTCCTCCACAATGGATGAAACAGGTAGCTGAAGAAACCGGATATGCAATCGATCATGCTCATGTGGTCTTTGGAGGTGTCTGCGGGGAATGCAGAAACAAACGGATCAAGTAA